The sequence AATGGATATAGTAGATAAAATCGGCAACACCCCGACCGATGCGGCAAATGATCGGCCCAAACAGGATATTATCGTCAAGGATATTATTATTAGCACCAGCTAAGGTTATGTTCGAAAAGACTAAAAAATTATTTGAGCTGCAAGGCAAGGCCAAAAAACTGCAAGGTACTTTGCGCGAGATGGAATTTATGGGCAGTGAGTTGGGCGGTAAAGTCAAAGTAACTGTTACCGGTGAGCAAAAAGTTACCGCTATCGAGATCGATGACAGCCTGGTTAATTTAGAAGAAAAAGCTAGTTTAATTAAATTTGTCACCCAAGCTACCAATGCTGCTATAAAACGCGCCCAGCAGGCGGCGGCTACCAAAACCAAAGAGATTATGGGTGGTTTGGGCATCCCCGGACTATAAGGGTAGCATCTAGGGGTTAGCATCTGGCATCTAGCGATTGCATGAAAAGTTATAATGAATTAGGGAAGATGCTACACGCGATTATTGCCAAACTGAAATTAAAGCCAAGCCCTAAATGCTGAATGCTATCCTCTAAATGCTACCAATATGTATTCATTACCCAAATCGGTTTCAAAGTTGATTGAAGAGCTCAGTAAGTTGCCGGGGATTGGGCCAAAAACCGCTTCCCGGTTAGCTTTTTATTTGATTAAAAATCCGGGGATGGATATCAAATCTCTGGGCGAGGCTCTGCTCGATCTGAAGAGTGATTTGGTTTATTGTGCCGAATGCCACAATATTGCCGATAGCGATCCCTGCTCAATTTGTACAGACAAAACCCGCGATGCGCAGATTCTGTGTGTGGTGGAAGAAGCCATTGATGTTTTAGCGATTGAGAAATCCGGCGGTTATCAGGGCAAATATCATGTTTTAGGCGGTCGGCTTTCGCCTTTGGAAGGCATCGCGGCGGCAGATTTGAATTTAGCTTCTTTAGTGGAGCGAGTGAAGAACTCTGATATTTCAGAAATAATCATTGCTACTAACCACAATATCGAAGGTGAAACCACGGCTTTATATGTCACGAAAATATTAGAAGCCACGGGTATTAAGATTAGCCGGATTGCCTCGGGGCTCCCGATGGGCAGCGACCTCGAATATGCCGATGAAGTAACGCTAACGCGAGCTTTTGAAGGGAGGCGGGCGGCATGAAAGAATCGCGCACGCTCTTTTTGATGCAGGCGTTGGTCGCCACTTTTTTGTGGTCAGCTTCTAAAATTATTTTAAAACTGGGACTGGGTTTGCTTTCCCCTTGGCTGCTTATTGGTTGTATTCAGGCAGTAGCTTTTTTGGGCCTATTAATTTATAGCCGGTTTTATCCGATAAAATTAAAACAACAGCTTAAATCAAGCGAAATTTACGCTCTTGTTTTGTTGAGTATGATGGGGTTTGTGGTCGCTCCCGTGTTTTCTGTGATCGGTCTAAAATATGTGACCGGTCTTACCGCCGGTTTAGTGGCCGGCTTGGGGTCTGTTTTGGTAGTGCTGTTGGGCTGGTGGATTCTCAGGGAGCGTCCGCGGCAATGGCAAGCTTTCGGGATTTTATTGGCAGTACTGGGGGCTTATGTTTTTTTGGGTGACGGCCAATTTACCGGTTCTCTTTTAGGCGTATTTATGCTAGTGTTATCAGAATTTGCGTATGCTTTTAATATTGTTTTAACTAGATTACTCATGCGGCAACCGGGCGACCAATCATTATTAGTGGCTTTAATCGGCTCGTTTATGGGAGCAGCCATTCTACTGCCTGTCGGTTGGTTAACCGGCAGCAGCGTAGCCCTGGGTTATTGGCAAACTTGGCTAGTAATTGGATCGGTCGGCCTAATTTTTGCTTTTGCCGGGCTCTTGTGGAATTATTCGCTAAATTATTTACTGTCGTTTGAAGCTTCGGTATTGCAAAATACCATGTTGATTCAGGTAGGTTTGCTCTCTTGGATTTTTCTGCGCGAAACGATTGTTTGGTATCACTGGTTGGGTGCGATAATAGTATTGATGGGAGTCTATTTAGTCAACCGACAACTCTTAAACCAGCGTTATGCATCCAGCCGAACTTAGATTTTATAACACGCTTACTCGGCAAAAAGAAATTTTCCGATCCCTTAGGCGCGGAACAGTTTCACTGTATTCTTGCGGACCGACCGTGTACCAGGCGGCGCATATTGGCAACCTCAAAACCTATTTGTTTGTCGATATTTTAAAGCGGGTGTTGGAGTACGATGGCTATCGGGTGAAGCACATCATCAATATTACGGATGTGGGGCACTTAACTTCCGATGCCGATACCGGCATCGACAAGGTAGAAGCGGCCGCAGAGCGGGAACACAAAACTGCCCCAGAAATTACCAAACATTATGCCGATCTGTTTCAAAAAGATTTGTTAGCGTTAAATATTGAAAAACCTACCAAATTCGCCTGGGCAAGTGAGTATTTAAAAGATCAGATCAAGTTAGTTCAGGAGTTGGAGAAAAAGGGGTATACCTACAAAACCTCAGATGGTATTTATTTTGATACCGCCAAGTTTCCCGAGTACGGTAAATTAGCCAAAGTTGGGGCCGGGGAGGCGAGAGTAGCTCATAGTAGTGGAAAACACAGTGAAGCAGATTTTGCGCTATGGAAATTTTCTCGGTCTGATGAAACCAGGCAGCAGGAATGGCCCAGCCCCTGGGGCGTGGGTTTCCCGGGTTGGCATTTAGAGTGTTCCGCGATTTCCACGAAAGAGCTCGGCCAGCCGTTTGATATCCATACCGGCGGCGAAGATCATATCGCTATCCATCACAATAACGAAATTGCCCAAAGCGAAGCCGCTTACGGAAAGCCTCTCGCTAACTATTGGCTCCACAGTATGTTTTTACTGGTAAATAATGCTAAAATGGCCAAAAGCCAAGGGAATTTTTTGACCTTAGCGGATTTGGAGAAACAGAATTATGAACCATTGGCTTTCCGGTATCTAGTAATTTCCAGCCACTACCGCAATAAGTTAAATTTTTCTAAAGATGCCATGGACGGGGCCCAAAATTCATTAAATAAATTACGAGAGTTTTTTGCTAAACGAGCTCCGTGGGGAAAATCATTACAAAATCATCGTAAAGCTTTTATGTTGGCTTTGGGGGACGATCTTAATATGCCGGAAGCGATCAAAGAAGTTTGGAAGGTTGTAAAATCCGATGAGGATTTGGCCGACAAACAAGCTACCATTTTAGATTTTGATCGGGTGTTGGGATTGGGGCTTAAAAGTTATCGCCCGCCGTTAATCCCGCGAGAGATTATCGATTTATCTCGTCAACGCGAAGCAGCTCGCGTCGCCAAAGATTGGATTAAATCCGACGAATTGCGCCAAGCCATTGAAGCTAAAGGTTATCAGGTTCTCGATACCGACTCCGGCCCCACCCTCAAGAAAGCATCTAGGGACTAGCCCTCCTTCGCTATAGGCTACGGAAGGGCAAGCATTTAGCATCTAAGGGAGAGAAAAATAATTCCCCTCCTGCCGGAGGAGGGGCTGGGGGAGGTGGGAGTATATATTCCCCGAGCGTAGTCGAGCCTGCCTGCCGGTAGGCAGGGGGCTACTTTATAATGTCCGTCATCCTGAATTTATTTCAGGATCTCCCCACCGTCATTCCCGCGGAGGCGGAAATCCAGACAAGAAAATAAACAGAAACATTTTTTCTGTTCTTTTCTAGATTCCGGCTCGGAGGCCGGAATGACGGACATAAAAAACACCCCGTTCTTTGTCCTATGGAGGTTCATTT is a genomic window of Patescibacteria group bacterium containing:
- the cysS gene encoding cysteine--tRNA ligase; the encoded protein is MHPAELRFYNTLTRQKEIFRSLRRGTVSLYSCGPTVYQAAHIGNLKTYLFVDILKRVLEYDGYRVKHIINITDVGHLTSDADTGIDKVEAAAEREHKTAPEITKHYADLFQKDLLALNIEKPTKFAWASEYLKDQIKLVQELEKKGYTYKTSDGIYFDTAKFPEYGKLAKVGAGEARVAHSSGKHSEADFALWKFSRSDETRQQEWPSPWGVGFPGWHLECSAISTKELGQPFDIHTGGEDHIAIHHNNEIAQSEAAYGKPLANYWLHSMFLLVNNAKMAKSQGNFLTLADLEKQNYEPLAFRYLVISSHYRNKLNFSKDAMDGAQNSLNKLREFFAKRAPWGKSLQNHRKAFMLALGDDLNMPEAIKEVWKVVKSDEDLADKQATILDFDRVLGLGLKSYRPPLIPREIIDLSRQREAARVAKDWIKSDELRQAIEAKGYQVLDTDSGPTLKKASRD
- the recR gene encoding recombination mediator RecR; the encoded protein is MYSLPKSVSKLIEELSKLPGIGPKTASRLAFYLIKNPGMDIKSLGEALLDLKSDLVYCAECHNIADSDPCSICTDKTRDAQILCVVEEAIDVLAIEKSGGYQGKYHVLGGRLSPLEGIAAADLNLASLVERVKNSDISEIIIATNHNIEGETTALYVTKILEATGIKISRIASGLPMGSDLEYADEVTLTRAFEGRRAA
- a CDS encoding YbaB/EbfC family nucleoid-associated protein, producing MFEKTKKLFELQGKAKKLQGTLREMEFMGSELGGKVKVTVTGEQKVTAIEIDDSLVNLEEKASLIKFVTQATNAAIKRAQQAAATKTKEIMGGLGIPGL
- a CDS encoding DMT family transporter, translated to MKESRTLFLMQALVATFLWSASKIILKLGLGLLSPWLLIGCIQAVAFLGLLIYSRFYPIKLKQQLKSSEIYALVLLSMMGFVVAPVFSVIGLKYVTGLTAGLVAGLGSVLVVLLGWWILRERPRQWQAFGILLAVLGAYVFLGDGQFTGSLLGVFMLVLSEFAYAFNIVLTRLLMRQPGDQSLLVALIGSFMGAAILLPVGWLTGSSVALGYWQTWLVIGSVGLIFAFAGLLWNYSLNYLLSFEASVLQNTMLIQVGLLSWIFLRETIVWYHWLGAIIVLMGVYLVNRQLLNQRYASSRT